Within the Medicago truncatula cultivar Jemalong A17 chromosome 4, MtrunA17r5.0-ANR, whole genome shotgun sequence genome, the region agttattacatggtaagagaaaaagatgaacaaCAAagctcttctcttttttttttgctgatacaaagctcttctcttctcttgagtTTAATTAACATTGATATTAACTATCCACAAGACATGGGATGATAAGACAACGCTCTctctatttaattaacccttatttaGTAAAGAAACAAtgccatttaattttatttttgaacttttttgtgaaattaAATCAAAAGCAACATTCTCAACCAGAAAGCATTAATTCTTTTAAATGTTGGATTAGATCCAAAAGTTTCATTAATTTACAATGCAACAAAATGGGGTATAAAAGCCGCCATTTCTATCCTACAAGAGCCACACCCATTTCGGGtatgaaatgaaatgttttCAACTTGCCATTGCTCTAACTTTATTACGCACACAACTTAGTACAGTACTCACTCACTTTGCACAAAAAGGGTAAATACTAATAAACACAATGAAAAGATACATGCATattacaaagaaagaaagataaatgcatcatatcatatcatatctaaTAAGACCAAGGCCAAAGAGCTTGATGATGATCTTCCTCTTGAAATCCATAACTTGTTGAATTATGTGGCGGGTCGGAGTAATTCACATCTTCAAGTTTTGTAAAGATGTAAGGAGGCAATAAATTGTGATCTTCTTCATCTTGTGATAGGTCCGATTGATATTCAGGTTCAAATACATAGGAAGAATCACATGTCTCTAACACTCCATCAGTGTAGCGTGGACTTTCACAATCCAATATGTCACTCCTTGCTGAACTAATATCTTCaagtttgttattattattattattattagaagcCTCAACAATTGACAATTTGGATCCTTCACCCTCAGAAACTGAATCAACCAAAGGCTTATtaattgttggttccttcaagAATTCCTTTGTTTCACTTTCACCTTGTTTGAATTTTCCCTCTTGTTTCTCTCTTTCAAGTACCTTTTCAGTTAGGCTTGCCACCTGTATTGAAACatcacaaaataagaaaatcacATGTTATCAAAGTTGTCCAAGAGTTTTATGTGACTGCAATGCGTTCGTGATTAAAATTGTATCATCTATAAGTGTTGGagatagaaaaatatatatttgtttctaATTTCATTACTAAGTGTTAgagaaatcaaaattaaaaaattaatttaacttttttcatgtctaatatatgttcatcaaaatataaaaaaaatgtgcatttaagatcattttaatttgatcttattattattgtataaTATGTATCGCTtgatatcaaattaaaaaattgagacTTCTGGTCCGTCTTTGATCGTAACCATTATTTAAAAccttattaatatatgaaataCTTATTTAATTTACCTCAGATTGTAACCTATCTTTCTCTTTGAGAAGGTTGTCATACTCTGTCTTAAGAGACTCATAACCATCATTAAGAGAATCATAATCCTTCTCAAGCTGTTTAGTCTTCCACCTTGCACGACGGTTTTGAAACCAAATAGCAACTTGCCGTGGCTGCAAACCAAGGTCTTTAGCTAGCTTGGTTTTCCTCTCTGGTTCAAGTTTGTTGTCCTCCTCAAAGCTTTTCTCAAGAAACTGAACTTGATCCACTGAGAGACGCCGTTTCTTCTCGGATTGATGAAAGTACTCATCCATCTCATCCTCTCCGTTTTCGTCAAGATCAAATCCTCCAAAGAAAGACCTGTTGCGCCTTTTCCTTCCTTGAACATCTTCAAAACTCACCATAGATCTTGAACctattcaaaaacaaaacaaaaaaagaaaatatcatccactattttattaaaattacataaataaaatagtcaactttttaaataaaagtctGCAACCGCGATCTGAATTATGTTATAAAAGTTTTTGATATCTCTGCAACATATGTAAAGGTATTTTTTGTAATATCAAATATCGTGATGCCACCATTTATTTAAAAGCTTGAAACtagtcaaaatttaaaaaaaaagatccgCGACTGTAATCTGTATCGCAACATCaaagttttgatgtttttagGACCACACCGGCCTATAAGAtactatattaatttttaaaatatcaaggATCGCGAACAAGTTGAATTGAAAAAGATAACTAACCAAAgaaagaagcagaagaagaaaggaaaagagaaTCAAGAGGTTGTTGAGAAGAGTTTCCACGAGGAGTTTGTTGTTGATTCTGAagcaaaatattcatatttatatttgaaatatttgCAGGACCATTTGAAAAAACTCTCCCACccgccatatatatatataaatttatgatCACAAAGCTAAATTCAACTAAAgttaaacttcttttttctttcttatatcTTAACGTGCCATAATAGGTATATAGCTACAAGCTAGCTAGGAATGAATGATTAAAGATCTAAGACTTATGGCGGAAGAAACTGGTGATGATGATTTCAGTGATGTGGGATTGGGAGGTGTGGGAACAACGGCAGGGTATGCCCATTACTCCGATCAAAAGAAGGCAACAAGATGAGACTCAATACAAAGTTTCAAAGggggagagaaagagaaagagaatcAAACAAGAGAGACAGAGACACAGATACAGAGACAGAACTAGTGGCTATGTTTCTTTctctcttgattttttttctatgaGAAAAATGGACTATGTTGGGTTTATATTAGAAGATTGTTTACTTGCTTTGATgcctttttgttaattattacTATGTTATGTAATTTTGATGGTTTGCTTGGTTTCCTCACCAACCTtagtttctgatttttttttcttcccctaTGGTAGATGAGAATGAGATTATGAGACCACGTGATTATGTAAAGGTTTTTAAATATGTAAGTTGTTGACTATAGTGATTTTAAGAGGTAGATAAACATTTGGGAAATGGAAGGAGATGATACATATtctatcattattttaatttttaatcaatttttatatttggatatctctaaattttatacattttattttgtttctattcgTCTTTCTATCACACCATTAATATATTGTATTATTACCcccattttttagttttttgaaaactcgATATATGGTCAATAGATCGATTAATTCGATGATCAATCACATCGTTCAATTGTAGGGGGTTAATTGAAGTCATAACAAAACTTTGTATAAATAGATCCAACATTGAGATGTTTGAGTGTTTGCCAAACATTTTCCTCTTTCTCTATTTAGTTCTCTTTCATGGTGTCATAGTATGTTAGTGTCCACCAAACTTTATCCTTTTAAAATTGTAGAGGTAGAATAGTTTGATCTATaacattt harbors:
- the LOC11437653 gene encoding homeobox-leucine zipper protein HAT5 isoform X2; translated protein: MAGGRVFSNGPANISNINMNILLQNQQQTPRGNSSQQPLDSLFLSSSASFFGSRSMVSFEDVQGRKRRNRSFFGGFDLDENGEDEMDEYFHQSEKKRRLSVDQVQFLEKSFEEDNKLEPERKTKLAKDLGLQPRQVAIWFQNRRARWKTKQLEKDYDSLNDGYESLKTEYDNLLKEKDRLQSEVASLTEKVLEREKQEGKFKQGESETKEFLKEPTINKPLVDSVSEGEGSKLSIVEASNNNNNNNKLEDISSARSDILDCESPRYTDGVLETCDSSYVFEPEYQSDLSQDEEDHNLLPPYIFTKLEDVNYSDPPHNSTSYGFQEEDHHQALWPWSY
- the LOC11437653 gene encoding homeobox-leucine zipper protein HAT5 isoform X1, yielding MAGGRVFSNGPANISNINMNILLQNQQQTPRGNSSQQPLDSLFLSSSASFFGSRSMVSFEDVQGRKRRNRSFFGGFDLDENGEDEMDEYFHQSEKKRRLSVDQVQFLEKSFEEDNKLEPERKTKLAKDLGLQPRQVAIWFQNRRARWKTKQLEKDYDSLNDGYESLKTEYDNLLKEKDRLQSQVASLTEKVLEREKQEGKFKQGESETKEFLKEPTINKPLVDSVSEGEGSKLSIVEASNNNNNNNKLEDISSARSDILDCESPRYTDGVLETCDSSYVFEPEYQSDLSQDEEDHNLLPPYIFTKLEDVNYSDPPHNSTSYGFQEEDHHQALWPWSY